A single Acidaminococcus sp. DNA region contains:
- a CDS encoding V-type ATP synthase subunit B gives MRKDYKTIREVVGPLMLVDHVSGAKYDELVEIRESDGSKRDGRVLVVDGDKALVQLFESASGLQLSSSKARFLGHGIQLGVSPDMLGRIFDGMGRPIDGGAPIIPKEYLDINGVPMNPAARDYPSEFIQTGVSAIDGLNTLVRGQKLPVFSGSGLPHAQLAAQIARQAKVLGTDEKFAVVFAAVGITFEEANFFMEDFNRTGSLSRAVMFINLANDPAVERISTPRMAITAAEYLAFEMDMHVLVIITDITNYADALREVSAARKEVPGRRGYPGYLYTDLATMYERAGRIRGKKGSITMIPILSMPEDDKTHPIPDLTGYITEGQIILSRELYRKGLKPPIDVLPSLSRLKDKGVGKGKTREDHADTMNQLFAAYSRGKSAKELATILGDSALSKVDKLYAKFADAFEKEYVSQGYETNRSIEETLDIGWKLLGILPRSELKRIRDEYLDKYYKPAEGSEGE, from the coding sequence ATGCGTAAGGATTATAAGACAATCCGGGAAGTTGTTGGCCCTCTGATGCTGGTCGATCACGTTTCCGGTGCCAAATATGATGAACTGGTCGAAATCAGGGAAAGTGACGGCTCAAAGCGTGACGGTCGTGTCCTGGTGGTTGATGGTGATAAAGCGCTGGTGCAGCTCTTTGAAAGTGCTTCCGGACTGCAGCTGAGCAGTTCCAAGGCACGTTTCCTGGGGCATGGGATTCAGCTTGGTGTGTCCCCGGACATGCTGGGCCGTATCTTCGACGGAATGGGCCGCCCGATTGACGGCGGTGCCCCGATTATTCCGAAAGAATACCTCGATATCAACGGTGTACCTATGAACCCGGCTGCCCGTGACTATCCGTCCGAATTCATTCAGACGGGTGTCAGTGCTATCGATGGCCTGAATACGCTGGTCCGCGGGCAGAAGCTGCCTGTGTTCTCCGGTTCCGGCCTGCCGCACGCCCAGCTGGCTGCTCAGATTGCCCGTCAGGCTAAGGTACTCGGCACGGATGAAAAATTCGCCGTTGTCTTTGCCGCAGTAGGTATTACTTTCGAAGAAGCAAACTTCTTCATGGAAGACTTTAACCGTACCGGCTCCCTGAGCCGTGCCGTCATGTTTATCAACCTGGCTAACGACCCGGCTGTAGAACGTATTTCTACGCCGCGTATGGCTATTACGGCTGCTGAATATCTGGCTTTTGAGATGGACATGCACGTTCTTGTTATCATTACGGATATTACGAACTACGCCGATGCACTGCGTGAAGTCTCCGCAGCTCGTAAAGAAGTTCCGGGACGCCGTGGTTATCCAGGTTACCTGTATACGGACCTTGCCACGATGTACGAACGTGCCGGCCGTATCCGCGGCAAGAAGGGGTCTATCACGATGATTCCTATCCTGTCCATGCCGGAAGATGATAAGACGCACCCGATTCCTGACCTTACCGGATATATTACGGAAGGACAGATCATCCTGTCCCGTGAACTTTACCGCAAGGGCCTGAAACCTCCGATTGATGTACTGCCGTCCCTGTCCCGTCTGAAGGATAAGGGCGTCGGCAAGGGCAAGACGAGAGAGGACCATGCAGATACGATGAACCAGCTGTTTGCCGCTTATTCCCGCGGGAAATCGGCTAAGGAACTGGCTACCATCCTGGGCGACTCGGCCTTGAGTAAGGTAGATAAACTCTACGCCAAGTTTGCCGATGCCTTCGAAAAGGAATATGTATCCCAGGGCTACGAAACGAACCGCTCCATTGAAGAAACGCTGGATATCGGCTGGAAACTTCTCGGTATCCTGCCGCGTTCCGAGCTGAAGAGAATTCGTGACGAATACCTGGATAAGTACTACAAACCGGCAGAAGGCAGCGAGGGGGAATAA
- a CDS encoding V-type ATP synthase subunit D, whose protein sequence is MATTVNPTRMELTRLKRRLATAIRGHKLLKDKRDEMVRQFMIYIRRNHELRIKMEKSLKNVSQHFVHAKAEMGSLYMSEALMYPARSAQFEVGEKNVMSVDVPTLTYTGATADDTTNVPYAFTFTSPELDTAVMDLTTSLPELLELAEVEKTCNMLADEIEKTRRRVNALEYVMIPEMQKNIKYITMKLAENERASTVRLMKAKEMMAKQ, encoded by the coding sequence ATGGCTACGACTGTGAACCCGACCCGAATGGAGCTGACGCGGCTGAAACGCCGGCTCGCAACCGCTATCCGGGGACATAAACTGTTAAAAGATAAACGCGATGAAATGGTGCGGCAGTTTATGATTTACATTCGCCGCAACCATGAACTGCGCATCAAAATGGAAAAGTCACTGAAGAATGTGTCTCAGCACTTTGTCCATGCCAAGGCGGAAATGGGTTCCCTTTATATGAGTGAAGCCTTGATGTATCCGGCCCGCAGTGCGCAGTTTGAAGTCGGTGAGAAAAACGTCATGAGCGTGGATGTGCCGACTTTGACCTACACGGGCGCGACTGCCGACGACACGACGAACGTGCCGTATGCTTTCACGTTTACTTCTCCGGAACTTGATACAGCCGTTATGGATCTTACCACGTCCCTGCCGGAACTGCTGGAACTTGCCGAAGTGGAAAAGACCTGCAATATGCTGGCGGACGAAATCGAAAAGACGAGACGGCGTGTCAATGCTCTCGAATATGTTATGATTCCTGAAATGCAGAAGAATATCAAATACATCACGATGAAACTGGCAGAAAACGAACGTGCCAGCACGGTTCGTTTGATGAAGGCCAAGGAAATGATGGCAAAACAGTGA
- a CDS encoding GDSL-type esterase/lipase family protein, with protein MNRRQFTISTLVISLLFVIGVYRYMPCLHEILSYFKVPVCLQVQAARKGQKVIRNTVVPQLDKGKNALAAIRVLPKTSSQPTAQIIQASGTQSLSISNQLTTPAGEPPVILSHFTKESPASLKPVLRWEKVKGAVVYEVQMARGEEIFEDNAYIYINGYNASLPEGYDAPSFRWRVRALNLDRTAISPYSAWETAYVDSKIPVFQRPVPLNVYNQEKGTTLLYPVYDWIPVKGAVSYEIEILNSLPARSDVRAPISQLMGRGTTESGEWYDNDKRVSTSPMYWRVRGLDAQGRPVGFFSVPQKMVTNPDDNWEVATLGDSIYHGGGSLTYSPNDWEYSFQYFLKFDSINLAQSGDTSEDTANRFEADVVPFHPRYLIIMTGSNSLRAGVDPDDVINDLETIKNKAEENGIHPIFMTLPPINPANIQKAFKEPTAEDWQERFAKVNAWIRQQVHIDLAGKIDENKELPTELATDGLHLDTDGKKLMAEAVNEQWDRVIASFGN; from the coding sequence GTGAATCGCCGTCAATTTACGATCTCTACGCTGGTTATTTCGCTGCTTTTTGTAATCGGTGTATATCGTTATATGCCTTGCCTGCATGAAATTCTTTCTTATTTTAAGGTACCTGTCTGTCTGCAGGTACAGGCTGCCAGGAAAGGTCAGAAAGTAATCAGAAATACGGTCGTACCGCAGCTTGATAAAGGTAAAAATGCCTTGGCGGCCATCCGCGTACTGCCGAAGACTTCCAGCCAGCCAACGGCTCAGATAATCCAGGCATCCGGAACGCAGAGCCTTTCTATTTCCAATCAGCTGACGACGCCGGCAGGCGAGCCGCCGGTTATTTTGAGCCATTTCACCAAGGAGAGCCCGGCGTCTCTGAAACCGGTGCTGCGCTGGGAAAAAGTCAAGGGTGCCGTAGTTTATGAAGTCCAGATGGCCCGTGGGGAAGAGATCTTTGAGGATAACGCCTATATTTATATCAATGGCTATAATGCTTCTCTTCCGGAAGGGTATGATGCCCCTTCCTTCCGGTGGCGCGTACGAGCCCTCAATTTGGACCGTACAGCGATTTCGCCTTATTCAGCCTGGGAAACGGCCTACGTAGATTCCAAGATTCCTGTCTTTCAGCGGCCCGTGCCCCTGAATGTCTATAATCAGGAAAAAGGAACTACTCTTTTGTATCCGGTCTATGACTGGATACCGGTCAAAGGTGCGGTTTCTTATGAGATTGAAATCTTAAATAGTCTTCCGGCCCGCAGTGATGTGAGGGCTCCTATTTCACAGCTGATGGGGCGTGGTACTACGGAATCGGGAGAGTGGTACGATAATGATAAACGCGTTTCCACTTCTCCGATGTACTGGCGCGTCCGCGGCCTTGATGCGCAGGGACGCCCGGTTGGATTCTTTTCCGTTCCGCAAAAAATGGTGACCAATCCGGATGATAATTGGGAAGTTGCCACGCTGGGAGACAGTATCTACCATGGCGGCGGCAGCCTTACCTATAGTCCCAACGACTGGGAATACAGCTTTCAGTATTTCTTAAAATTTGATTCCATCAATCTTGCTCAAAGCGGGGATACAAGTGAAGATACGGCTAATCGTTTTGAGGCGGATGTCGTACCGTTTCACCCGCGCTACCTTATCATTATGACGGGTTCCAACAGTCTGCGTGCCGGTGTCGACCCGGACGACGTGATCAATGATCTGGAAACCATTAAAAATAAGGCTGAGGAGAATGGAATTCATCCGATTTTTATGACCCTGCCTCCTATCAATCCTGCTAATATCCAAAAAGCTTTTAAGGAACCGACCGCAGAAGATTGGCAGGAACGGTTTGCGAAGGTTAACGCCTGGATTCGTCAGCAAGTTCATATTGATTTAGCCGGTAAAATTGACGAAAATAAAGAATTGCCGACAGAACTTGCGACTGACGGACTGCACTTGGATACGGACGGGAAAAAATTGATGGCTGAGGCTGTAAATGAGCAGTGGGACCGGGTGATTGCCTCATTTGGTAATTAA
- a CDS encoding GDSL-type esterase/lipase family protein: MQRIHTLFSVGLSLFMISGLGFLPEFGPFCSAKKSAVAEAKAYRVPTSLTDPSVISASGTQPMNVSNQITTPAAQPPVVLSRFTKEKPASRKPVLRWEKVQGAVVYEVQLAQNQRIFLTDDEIFINGYNAVLPSSFTGNQFKWRVRALNLERQPLTPFSDWQTAYVDLRIPVLQRPVPMNEFNKGNGTTLLYPVYNWIPVNGARTYEVEILNSLPQRADTAAPASQIIGRGKSTGFDWYDDHKRVSTSPMYWRVRGLDGQGKPVGLFSDPQQMVTNPYDNWEVGTLGDSIYHGGGSLSYSPSDWEYSFQHFLKFNSINLAESGDTSAATAERFDRDVLPFHPKYLIIMTGTNSLRAGTDPNDVIADLQTIKDKCEANGIHPVFMTLPPINPANIKRAFGEPTTWDWMKRFAAVNAWIRQQVHIDLGGKINEYQELPTELALDGIHLDTSGKKLMAEAVNEQWDSVIKVFE; encoded by the coding sequence ATGCAGCGAATTCACACCTTGTTTTCGGTAGGTTTATCTTTGTTTATGATATCCGGATTAGGCTTTCTGCCCGAATTTGGTCCTTTCTGCAGTGCGAAAAAAAGCGCGGTGGCGGAGGCAAAGGCGTACAGGGTGCCTACATCTCTTACGGATCCGTCCGTAATTAGTGCTTCCGGAACGCAGCCCATGAATGTATCCAATCAAATCACCACGCCGGCTGCTCAGCCGCCGGTTGTGCTTTCTCGCTTTACAAAAGAAAAACCGGCTTCGCGGAAACCGGTGCTGCGCTGGGAAAAAGTGCAGGGTGCCGTGGTTTATGAAGTCCAGTTGGCACAAAACCAAAGAATTTTCCTGACGGACGATGAAATTTTCATCAATGGATATAATGCAGTGCTGCCATCCTCTTTTACTGGAAATCAGTTTAAATGGCGTGTGCGGGCCCTGAATCTGGAGCGGCAGCCTCTGACTCCTTTTTCTGATTGGCAGACGGCTTACGTGGATTTGCGGATTCCTGTTTTGCAGCGCCCTGTACCGATGAATGAATTTAATAAGGGCAATGGTACCACGCTGCTTTATCCGGTATATAACTGGATCCCTGTAAATGGAGCCAGAACTTATGAAGTTGAAATCTTAAATAGTCTGCCGCAGCGGGCAGACACAGCAGCTCCTGCATCCCAGATTATTGGAAGAGGGAAATCCACGGGATTTGACTGGTATGATGATCATAAGCGCGTTTCCACTTCTCCGATGTACTGGCGCGTCCGCGGTCTGGACGGGCAGGGAAAGCCGGTAGGCCTTTTTTCCGATCCGCAGCAGATGGTCACAAACCCTTATGATAACTGGGAAGTAGGTACGCTGGGAGACAGTATTTATCACGGCGGCGGCAGTCTTTCTTATTCTCCGTCTGACTGGGAATACAGCTTTCAGCACTTTCTGAAATTTAATTCCATCAATTTGGCGGAGAGCGGGGACACAAGCGCGGCTACCGCGGAACGGTTCGACCGCGATGTCCTGCCATTTCATCCTAAGTACCTTATCATTATGACGGGAACGAACAGCCTGCGTGCCGGGACTGATCCGAACGATGTCATCGCCGATTTGCAGACAATCAAGGACAAATGCGAGGCAAACGGTATTCATCCTGTATTTATGACCCTTCCTCCGATCAACCCTGCCAATATTAAGCGGGCTTTTGGGGAACCGACAACGTGGGACTGGATGAAGCGTTTTGCCGCGGTCAATGCATGGATTCGTCAGCAAGTCCATATTGATCTCGGCGGTAAAATCAATGAATATCAAGAGCTGCCGACGGAGCTGGCCCTTGATGGAATTCATCTGGATACCTCCGGAAAGAAACTGATGGCTGAAGCTGTCAATGAACAGTGGGACAGTGTCATAAAGGTATTTGAGTGA
- a CDS encoding PLP-dependent aminotransferase family protein encodes MATVFNFFPLPEKGPLYRQLAGYFRNEITDGHFAAGDLLPSIRTLMRDLKMSRTTVENAYELLIDEGYVQNLPSRGYQVAEYHPVNKDEKQQVSDTAIPLSRSIRYNFSNRYVDAAAFDAAIWHRCLNKVLREPEAIAGYGDPQGEERLREVLARYSYEARGVVCHKDQILVGAGLQALLMPVLPLLPVREKRIGFEAPGFPQAEEVARLMGWEPVTFDPGEPQGHWPEVLMISPTNPYKGRSLSKLERNNLIVATQLERVYLLEDDYNGEFRYLHRPVPALHSFGNREQILYVGSFSRILLPSLRISYLVLPEKLLPAYRRVSYLFNQTSSTMEQLALAHYIEEGHLARHVKKLRKRYLEKSALLQAALEAVFGDKARIVRLESGLHLHIALHCQGDAETLARKALDGGVMVMPVRNGKKENPEFLLSFAGIAQEDIRLGVEALKKALEE; translated from the coding sequence ATGGCTACTGTTTTTAATTTTTTTCCACTGCCGGAAAAGGGCCCGCTTTATCGTCAGCTGGCAGGCTATTTCCGGAATGAAATTACAGATGGTCATTTTGCGGCAGGTGATTTGCTGCCGTCGATTCGCACTTTAATGCGTGACCTCAAAATGAGCCGGACTACAGTGGAAAATGCCTATGAGCTTTTGATTGACGAAGGGTATGTTCAAAACCTCCCAAGCAGGGGATATCAGGTAGCTGAGTACCATCCTGTTAATAAGGATGAGAAGCAGCAGGTATCTGACACTGCGATTCCGCTATCGCGGTCCATTCGTTATAATTTTTCTAACCGCTACGTTGACGCAGCTGCCTTTGATGCAGCCATTTGGCATCGCTGTCTGAATAAGGTACTCAGGGAGCCGGAAGCGATTGCCGGATATGGTGATCCTCAGGGGGAAGAAAGACTTCGGGAAGTCCTGGCTCGTTACAGTTATGAAGCCCGCGGCGTCGTCTGCCACAAGGACCAAATTCTCGTGGGAGCCGGTCTGCAGGCTCTTTTGATGCCTGTCCTGCCGCTTCTGCCCGTCCGGGAAAAGCGCATCGGTTTTGAGGCACCGGGCTTTCCCCAGGCTGAAGAAGTGGCCCGCCTTATGGGCTGGGAACCCGTCACGTTTGACCCCGGAGAACCGCAGGGACACTGGCCGGAAGTCCTGATGATCAGTCCGACAAACCCTTACAAAGGACGTTCCCTGTCCAAGCTGGAACGCAACAACCTGATTGTGGCCACACAGCTCGAACGAGTATATCTGCTGGAGGATGACTACAACGGAGAGTTTCGGTACCTGCATCGCCCCGTGCCGGCCCTGCATAGTTTCGGCAACCGGGAGCAGATTTTATATGTAGGATCTTTTTCCCGGATTTTGCTGCCTTCCCTGCGTATCAGTTATCTGGTACTCCCGGAAAAATTGCTGCCTGCATATCGCCGTGTTTCTTATCTTTTCAACCAGACCTCGTCGACGATGGAACAGCTGGCTCTCGCTCATTATATTGAAGAAGGGCATTTAGCGCGGCACGTAAAAAAATTACGGAAGCGGTATCTGGAAAAAAGTGCTTTGCTGCAGGCAGCTTTGGAAGCTGTTTTTGGGGATAAGGCACGGATTGTCCGGCTGGAATCAGGTCTCCATCTCCATATTGCCCTGCACTGTCAGGGAGATGCCGAGACACTGGCCCGCAAGGCACTTGACGGAGGCGTCATGGTGATGCCGGTAAGAAACGGCAAGAAAGAAAATCCTGAATTTTTACTGTCGTTTGCCGGCATTGCCCAGGAAGATATCCGTCTCGGCGTCGAAGCACTGAAAAAAGCATTGGAGGAGTAA
- a CDS encoding transposase: MVRTFGFKLFRAKRNKKLHRQIDAAGIAYNHCIALHKRYWKLYHKSLNLYALQKHLTKLKKIPRFAYLKEIGSQALQDVTQRIDRGYKLFWENLKRERKTAPPGFRKVRKYKSYTLKQAGWKLDQEHGIVYIAKQKYRYAKSRNIEGKIKILTIKRDSLGDIYLYFTCELPDIEVGARTGKSVGFDFGFNGKMLIAENPEEDIREPGFFRKARNEIARANRKLSRKRMQSNNRCRARQELGRLHRRIANQRNAFHWQLARELCSRYAVICLEDLNMKFMQKGHGKKVMDYGFSEFENILAYVGRQVGTRIVKVDPYFPSSQLCSECSYKNPEMKDLRIREWVCPACGSHHDRDRNAARNIHQEGLRILESA; this comes from the coding sequence ATGGTCAGGACATTCGGGTTCAAGCTGTTCCGTGCTAAGCGGAACAAAAAACTGCATCGGCAGATTGATGCTGCCGGAATAGCCTATAACCATTGCATCGCCCTGCATAAGAGATATTGGAAACTGTACCATAAGTCATTGAACCTCTATGCGCTCCAGAAGCATCTCACGAAGCTTAAGAAAATACCGCGTTTTGCTTATCTGAAAGAGATTGGCTCGCAAGCCTTGCAAGATGTTACTCAACGCATTGACAGGGGCTATAAGCTTTTCTGGGAAAACCTGAAGCGGGAGCGGAAGACGGCACCACCAGGATTCCGCAAGGTACGAAAGTATAAATCCTATACGCTCAAACAGGCTGGCTGGAAACTGGATCAGGAGCATGGTATTGTCTATATCGCAAAACAGAAATACCGCTATGCGAAAAGCCGCAACATCGAAGGCAAAATTAAGATATTGACTATCAAACGGGACAGCCTTGGTGATATCTATCTCTATTTCACCTGCGAATTGCCGGATATCGAAGTAGGAGCACGAACAGGTAAAAGCGTCGGCTTCGATTTCGGTTTCAATGGCAAAATGCTCATAGCTGAAAATCCGGAGGAAGATATCCGGGAACCAGGATTTTTCCGCAAAGCCAGGAACGAAATTGCCCGTGCCAATCGCAAGCTGTCCAGGAAACGTATGCAGTCAAACAATCGGTGCAGGGCTCGCCAGGAATTGGGTCGTCTGCATCGTAGGATTGCGAATCAGCGTAATGCTTTTCACTGGCAGTTGGCAAGAGAATTATGCTCCCGCTACGCAGTCATCTGTCTTGAGGACTTGAATATGAAGTTCATGCAGAAAGGCCACGGGAAAAAGGTTATGGACTACGGGTTTTCTGAGTTCGAGAATATCCTCGCTTATGTAGGCAGACAGGTTGGTACAAGAATCGTTAAAGTAGATCCATACTTCCCGTCTAGCCAACTCTGCTCGGAATGCAGCTATAAGAATCCTGAGATGAAAGATCTCCGTATTCGCGAATGGGTTTGCCCTGCTTGTGGTTCACATCATGACAGGGACAGGAATGCTGCCCGTAATATCCATCAGGAAGGCCTGCGAATACTTGAATCGGCCTGA
- the tnpA gene encoding IS200/IS605 family transposase, protein MENKYFRTKTTVSFINYHFVFCPKYRRKIFLIPHVEERFKELTRQICEELKIEILAMECHIDHVYLFLRCWPKQSPAEIMRKVKGASSHRLRNEFPQLSGMSSLWTRSYFVSTAGNVSSETIKRYMDTQKTRG, encoded by the coding sequence ATGGAAAATAAATATTTCAGGACAAAAACAACAGTATCTTTCATCAACTATCATTTTGTATTCTGTCCCAAATACCGTCGCAAGATATTCTTGATTCCTCATGTCGAGGAGAGATTCAAGGAGCTGACACGGCAGATATGCGAGGAACTTAAAATTGAAATCCTTGCCATGGAATGCCATATCGACCATGTGTATTTGTTTTTAAGGTGCTGGCCGAAGCAGTCCCCTGCCGAAATTATGAGGAAGGTGAAAGGAGCTTCCTCCCATCGACTTCGAAATGAATTTCCTCAACTGAGTGGTATGTCGTCATTATGGACCAGGAGCTATTTTGTTTCGACGGCCGGCAATGTTAGCAGCGAAACGATTAAACGCTATATGGATACTCAAAAAACCAGGGGGTGA
- a CDS encoding transposase has product MDMNASYNKLVQEHLPQAKVVYYRYHMQAQFGKEVLGVVRLDEARMHRDKARNMQEALKDASAEDKPVLKERISEEKKNYRTLKKVRWPLLTNEDKLNPKSKEALQAIFAEHEELAICYSMKEEMIALYELRDYDKALAGWKRWFEAALGSGIPALVRFARIKLPRIDGLVNHALYPINTGKLEGFNNKIKVAKRRAYGYRDDEYFFTLIRYLSIPTVRGILPKKT; this is encoded by the coding sequence ATGGATATGAACGCTTCCTACAACAAGCTGGTACAAGAACATCTGCCGCAAGCTAAGGTCGTGTATTATCGTTACCACATGCAGGCTCAATTCGGGAAGGAAGTATTAGGTGTAGTAAGACTTGATGAGGCCAGAATGCATAGGGATAAAGCCAGAAACATGCAAGAAGCATTAAAAGACGCAAGTGCTGAAGACAAGCCGGTTTTAAAAGAGCGGATATCCGAAGAAAAGAAGAACTACCGCACATTGAAGAAAGTCCGCTGGCCGTTACTCACCAATGAAGATAAGTTGAATCCTAAGAGCAAAGAAGCGTTGCAGGCCATCTTTGCAGAGCACGAGGAGCTGGCAATATGTTATTCCATGAAGGAAGAGATGATAGCCCTCTATGAATTAAGGGACTATGACAAGGCTCTTGCAGGATGGAAGCGCTGGTTTGAAGCAGCACTGGGCAGCGGGATTCCGGCCCTGGTTAGGTTTGCTAGGATTAAGCTGCCAAGGATAGACGGACTGGTGAACCATGCCCTGTACCCGATAAACACAGGGAAGCTTGAAGGCTTCAACAACAAGATAAAAGTGGCCAAAAGAAGAGCTTACGGATACAGAGATGATGAGTACTTTTTCACGTTAATTCGCTACCTCTCAATTCCAACCGTAAGAGGTATACTCCCGAAAAAAACGTGA
- a CDS encoding IS1182 family transposase encodes MSSSPQISVKNQKNKPTQKDYTKIGSSYQLFLPLNFEVQIPNDDPVRLVRAMVEGMDVKALYDTYSHVENKLTSPIQLLEIVIYACMEGIRGSRKIEQSCKRDTHFMFLLDGKKAPDNATIARFCSLHLKPCIKELMIQMDKWLLARGFITLDSLFIDGTKIESVANKYKFVWKNRILGSQNKLIEKLEQLVPEIEERFGIKVCYGNTFHIRHLKKLLKKLLVIKRAEGIEFVHGCGKRKTILQKYYEILANYLKRLKVYTKQLHICGERNSFAKTDPDATFMRMKEDAMLNGTLKPGYNVQYANNSGFTLFADVSAHPTDMRTLIPFLEGFEAHFGQKFANIVADAGYESEENLVWLKKNQYTSYIKPNNYERSKRKKYKNDIGKAENMTYLPDQDMYICKGRRLLKVSKVTQVKNRSGYVSEKTYYECKDCSGCPYKEQCIHGNNCRTPMEKRNKKLVVSKNFAALRAESLKNITSEYGKELRMNRSIQAEGAFADLKDSLNVRRLETRGKGNALVTVGICAMARNVLKVHHKVQDGKEDLHLYPLKKEA; translated from the coding sequence ATGTCTTCTAGTCCACAAATTTCCGTGAAGAACCAAAAAAACAAACCTACACAAAAGGATTATACAAAAATTGGCAGTTCTTATCAACTTTTTCTTCCTCTAAATTTTGAAGTACAAATCCCTAATGACGATCCTGTTCGCTTGGTGCGTGCCATGGTAGAAGGGATGGATGTAAAGGCATTGTATGACACGTATTCTCATGTCGAGAATAAATTAACGTCACCAATTCAGCTGCTGGAAATCGTCATTTATGCATGTATGGAAGGAATTCGTGGTTCGCGTAAGATAGAGCAATCCTGTAAAAGAGACACTCATTTCATGTTCCTCTTAGATGGGAAAAAAGCTCCGGATAATGCAACCATTGCAAGATTTTGTTCCCTCCATCTAAAACCATGTATCAAGGAGCTCATGATTCAGATGGATAAATGGCTGCTGGCTCGCGGGTTCATCACGCTGGATAGCCTGTTCATCGATGGGACAAAAATTGAATCTGTGGCAAACAAATACAAATTTGTTTGGAAAAACAGAATCTTAGGCAGCCAGAACAAACTCATAGAGAAACTGGAGCAACTGGTTCCCGAAATCGAGGAACGTTTCGGGATCAAGGTCTGTTACGGAAACACTTTCCACATCCGTCATTTAAAGAAGCTCCTAAAAAAACTGCTTGTCATAAAGCGGGCTGAGGGAATCGAGTTTGTTCACGGATGTGGGAAAAGAAAGACCATCCTACAGAAGTACTATGAGATTTTAGCTAACTATCTCAAACGCCTTAAGGTGTATACGAAGCAGCTTCATATCTGTGGGGAACGGAACAGCTTTGCCAAAACAGACCCGGATGCTACCTTTATGAGGATGAAAGAAGACGCCATGCTTAATGGCACCTTAAAGCCGGGATACAATGTCCAATATGCAAACAATTCCGGTTTTACCTTGTTTGCAGATGTGAGTGCGCATCCCACAGATATGCGGACACTCATTCCTTTTCTTGAAGGATTTGAAGCCCACTTCGGTCAGAAATTTGCAAACATTGTAGCCGATGCAGGCTATGAAAGCGAAGAGAACTTGGTCTGGCTGAAGAAGAATCAGTATACTTCATATATCAAGCCTAACAATTATGAAAGAAGCAAGAGGAAAAAGTATAAGAACGACATCGGCAAAGCAGAAAACATGACATATTTGCCTGATCAAGACATGTATATCTGTAAAGGTAGGAGACTGCTGAAAGTCAGCAAAGTAACCCAGGTAAAGAACCGGTCAGGATATGTGTCAGAGAAAACATATTACGAATGTAAGGACTGCAGCGGTTGTCCCTACAAGGAACAGTGCATCCATGGGAACAATTGCAGGACACCCATGGAGAAAAGAAACAAGAAATTAGTGGTCTCGAAGAATTTTGCTGCATTGAGGGCAGAATCCCTGAAGAACATTACTTCCGAATATGGTAAGGAACTGAGGATGAACCGCAGTATACAGGCAGAAGGAGCCTTTGCGGATCTCAAGGATTCATTAAACGTCAGAAGACTAGAAACCCGAGGCAAAGGAAATGCCCTGGTAACAGTGGGAATATGTGCCATGGCACGGAATGTCCTGAAGGTTCATCACAAAGTTCAAGACGGCAAAGAGGATTTGCACTTATATCCGCTGAAAAAAGAGGCCTAA
- a CDS encoding nitroreductase family protein, which yields MELKELIDLYEICRTYRRFKQEPLSKDFLTTLVDTARKRTNARNGQPWHYYIVESKENVSAMQPLLHYAAALPKEIGTPKPGEQPVAFIVMTREKNANPFSLADAGIAFDTIALLAISQGVGTVLLGAIDRAKIQKLLQVPEDQEVILTIGLGYPAHKSTMVPVKADGNLDYYVDANRDYYVPKKALKDVMEYR from the coding sequence ATGGAACTAAAAGAACTGATTGATCTTTATGAAATCTGCCGGACCTACCGTCGTTTCAAACAGGAACCGCTGAGTAAGGATTTTCTGACGACCCTTGTCGATACGGCACGCAAGAGAACAAACGCCCGCAACGGCCAGCCCTGGCATTACTATATCGTAGAAAGCAAGGAGAATGTCAGCGCCATGCAGCCGCTGCTCCACTATGCAGCAGCCCTGCCTAAGGAAATCGGTACGCCGAAACCCGGTGAGCAGCCCGTTGCCTTCATTGTCATGACCCGTGAAAAAAATGCAAACCCATTCAGCCTTGCCGATGCCGGCATTGCTTTTGATACCATAGCCCTCCTTGCCATTTCCCAAGGGGTAGGTACCGTACTTCTGGGAGCTATAGACCGCGCAAAAATCCAAAAACTGCTGCAAGTACCCGAAGATCAGGAAGTCATTCTAACCATCGGGTTAGGTTATCCGGCTCACAAGAGCACTATGGTACCGGTCAAGGCAGACGGAAATCTCGATTATTACGTAGACGCCAACCGTGACTATTATGTGCCGAAAAAAGCATTGAAAGATGTAATGGAATATAGATAA